A stretch of the Medicago truncatula cultivar Jemalong A17 chromosome 5, MtrunA17r5.0-ANR, whole genome shotgun sequence genome encodes the following:
- the LOC11420578 gene encoding uncharacterized protein At1g76070, producing MEKLFKIKTTFLKFLSKQPPVSLAGYQNPTLSPCRSPTTHVSLFPKEARRKHKRGISFSPKEPTSPKVSCMGEIKSKKKKKKKEKKLHKGIQNVVPNKNVLLWISKGSYEGGRQGGKEKESAIVSVPPTLNSMKKFTSGRGSLCDFDATLSER from the coding sequence ATGGAGAAACTGTTTAAGATTAAAACAACGTTCTTGAAGTTTCTATCTAAACAACCACCAGTGTCTTTAGCGGGATATCAGAACCCAACTCTTAGTCCTTGTCGATCACCTACAACACATGTTTCATTATTCCCTAAGGAAGCTAGAAGAAAGCACAAAAGGGGAATTAGTTTTAGTCCAAAAGAACCCACTTCTCCCAAAGTCTCGTGCATGGGTGAAATTAAgagcaagaagaagaagaaaaagaaggagaagaagttaCATAAAGGGATTCAGAATGTTGTTCCAAACAAAAACGTTCTGCTTTGGATTTCTAAGGGAAGTTATGAGGGAGGGAGACAAGGTGGGAAAGAGAAGGAATCAGCTATAGTGAGTGTTCCTCCAACGTTGAATTCTATGAAGAAATTTACTAGTGGGAGAGGATCGTTGTGTGATTTTGATGCAACACTATCTGAAAGGTGa
- the LOC11424853 gene encoding pentatricopeptide repeat-containing protein At4g02750, with translation MKLNIGTRSTLEQSKNVFNQNKKIIYLGKQGKIDEAKRVFSNVIHKNHATYNSMVTVFAKNGRVSDARQLFDKMSQRNLVSWNTMIAGYLHNNMVEEAHKLFDLMAERDNFSWALMITCYTRKGMLEKARELFELVPDKLDTACWNAMIAGYAKKGRFDDAEKVFEKMPVKDLVSYNSMLAGYTQNGKMGLAMKFFERMAERNVVSWNLMVAGFVNNCDLGSAWELFEKIPDPNAVSWVTMLCGFARHGKIVEARKLFDRMPCKNVVSWNAMIAAYVQDLQIDEAVKLFKETPYKDCVSWTTMINGYVRVGKLDEAREVYNQMPYKDVAAKTALMSGLIQNGRIDEASQVFSQLNKRDAICWNSMIAGYCQSGRMSEALNLFRQMPVKNAVSWNTMISGYAQAGEMDRATEIFEAMGVRNVISWNSLITGFLQNGLYLDALKSLVLMGQEGKKPDQSTFACSLSSCANLAALQVGKQLHELILKSGYINDLFVSNALIAMYAKCGGVQSAEKVFKDIEGVDLISWNSLISGYALNGYANEAFWAFEQMSSEGTVPDEVTFIGMLSACSHAGLTNQGVDLFKCMIEGFAIEPLAEHYSCLVDLLGRMGRLEEAFNIVRGMKVKANAGLWGSLLAACRVHKNMELGKIAALRLLELEPHNASNYITLSNMHAEAGRWEDVERLRVLMRERRAGKLPGCSWIEVQNQIQNFVSDDPGKLRTESIKIILNTLSAHMRDKCNISDMKSVF, from the coding sequence ATGAAACTTAACATTGGAACAAGATCAACACTTGAACAATCAAAAAATGTcttcaaccaaaacaaaaaaattatctatttaGGAAAACAAGGAAAAATTGATGAAGCCAAAAGAGTATTCTCAAACGTGATACACAAAAACCATGCAACATACAATTCCATGGTAACTGTGTTTGCGAAAAATGGTCGAGTTAGTGATGCACGCCaactgtttgataaaatgtctcaaaGAAATCTTGTTTCCTGGAACACCATGATTGCTGGATATCTTCATAATAACATGGTTGAAGAAGCCCATAAGTTGTTTGATTTAATGGCGGAACGAGATAATTTTTCGTGGGCTTTGATGATAACTTGTTACACGCGTAAAGGGATGCTTGAAAAAGCTAGAGAGTTGTTCGAGTTGGTTCCTGACAAATTGGATACTGCTTGTTGGAATGCGATGATTGCGGGGTATGCGAAAAAGGGTCGGTTTGATGATGCTGAGAAAGTATTTGAAAAGATGCCGGTGAAGGATTTGGTTTCTTATAATTCTATGTTGGCGGGTTATACACAGAATGGGAAAATGGGTTTGGCTATGAAGTTTTTTGAGAGGATGGCTGAGAGGAATGTGGTTTCGTGGAATTTGATGGTGGCTGGGTTTGTTAATAATTGTGATTTGGGTTCTGCTTGGGAGTTGTTTGAGAAGATTCCAGATCCTAATGCTGTTTCTTGGGTTACAATGTTGTGCGGGTTTGCTAGACATGGAAAGATTGTAGAGGCTAGGAAACTCTTTGACAGGATGCCGTGTAAGAATGTGGTTTCTTGGAATGCGATGATTGCAGCCTATGTCCAAGACTTACAAATTGATGAAGCTGTTAAGCTGTTTAAAGAAACGCCGTATAAAGATTGTGTATCGTGGACTACAATGATCAATGGGTATGTTCGGGTTGGTAAGCTTGATGAAGCACGGGAAGTTTACAATCAGATGCCTTACAAAGACGTGGCAGCAAAAACAGCTTTGATGTCGGGATTAATACAGAATGGAAGGATTGATGAGGCTAGTCAAGTTTTCAGTCAACTCAATAAACGTGATGCTATTTGTTGGAACAGCATGATTGCAGGCTATTGTCAGAGTGGAAGAATGAGTGAAGCTCTCAATCTATTTAGACAAATGCCTGTAAAGAATGCTGTTTCGTGGAATACTATGATTTCTGGATATGCTCAGGCAGGAGAGATGGATAGAGCAACAGAGATATTTGAGGCCATGGGGGTGAGGAATGTTATTTCCTGGAATTCTCTTATTACAGGTTTTCTTCAAAATGGTTTATACTTGGATGCTCTTAAGAGTTTGGTATTGATGGGGCAGGAAGGAAAGAAGCCGGATCAATCAACTTTTGCATGTTCCTTAAGTTCATGTGCTAATCTTGCTGCTTTGCAAGTAGGCAAGCAGCTCCATGAGTTGATCCTGAAAAGTGGTtatataaatgatttatttgttaGCAATGCTCTGATTGCCATGTATGCAAAATGCGGAGGAGTACAAAGTGCTGAAAAAGTGTTTAAAGATATTGAAGGTGTTGATCTTATTTCTTGGAATTCCTTGATTTCGGGCTATGCTTTGAATGGATATGCAAATGAGGCATTTTGGGCCTTTGAACAAATGTCATCAGAGGGGACGGTTCCTGACGAGGTTACCTTTATTGGGATGTTGTCAGCTTGCAGTCATGCCGGTTTAACCAATCAGGGTGTGGATTTATTtaaatgcatgattgaaggTTTTGCTATTGAACCCTTGGCTGAACACTACAGCTGCCTAGTTGACTTGCTTGGCCGCATGGGTAGGTTAGAGGAAGCGTTCAACATAGTTAGGGGGATGAAAGTGAAAGCAAATGCTGGATTATGGGGTTCGCTGCTTGCGGCTTGTCGTGTACATAAGAACATGGAACTTGGTAAAATTGCTGCCTTGAGGCTTTTAGAACTTGAACCACATAATGCCTCTAATTATATTACTTTGTCAAACATGCATGCTGAGGCTGGAAGGTGGGAGGATGTTGAGAGATTAAGGGTGCTAATGAGGGAGAGAAGAGCTGGAAAGCTACCTGGCTGCAGTTGGATTGAAGTACAAAATCAGATACAAAATTTTGTCTCAGACGATCCAGGGAAGCTGAGAACCGAAAGTATTAAGATTATACTGAATACTTTATCTGCACACATGAGAGACAAGTGTAACATATCCGACATGAAATCAGTTTTCTGA